Below is a genomic region from Jiangella gansuensis DSM 44835.
TGCGGTCGGTCCACAACGCGGCCGCGGTGTCGCCGAGCGCATACGACGGGGTGCGCACCGCGGCGATCAACTCCGCCGTTGACGCCACTTGGGCATGCAGCCCCACCAGTCGCGACGCGGTGGCGAGCAGCCCCGGCGACGCCTCGGCGACATACTGCCGGCGCAACCGCCACGCCAGCGCCTGACCCCACGAGACCTTCTCCACAGCCACCATCGAACCACGCGGCACCGACAACGCCGAGCGCTGCGATCTTTTGCACAGGACCTGGCCGTGGCAGGACGCCGAAGACCGTGGATGATGGGTATATGTCGAGCGTCTACGACGATGCAGCCCAAGCCCTCCGCAACTCCAGGCTGTATGTCGCCCCGGAGGCGGCACGAGAACTCGAGGACGCCGGCCGTCCCTTCGACCGTTCGGCGCGAGCTGCTGCGGAGCAGACGCTGAGCAATGCGGACACACCCGTTTACATGGCGGTTCTCCCGGCCAGCGCCGAGAATGTCCGCAACGGTCTGCGCGACATGGCTCGAGGAGTCGGTGCTGATGGCACCTATGTCGCCGTGCTTCCGGACCTGCGGGCCAGCATCGACTCTACGGTCCTCAACTCCAGCGCGGTCCAGGAAGCGAGAGATGACGCCACGAACCTGGCGCGCGATGTCACCGGGTTCGTCGACGAGCTTGTCCCTCGGCTGGAGGAGCTCGCGGCTGACGGCGGCGCTGGTGGTGGCGGGGGCGGCGCACCGGCGGGCAACGGCGGTGGCGGGCTGCTTCCCCTGGCCATCCTGGCCGCCGCGGGCGGTGGCGGTTTCCTGCTGTACCGCCGCAACAAGCGCACCAAGGAACGCGCCCAGCTCGAGCAGGTGCGCGGCGCCTTGGAGGAGGACATCACCGCGTACGGCGAGCGGCTGTCCGCCATCGACCTGGACGTGCGCGACGACTCCCGGGCGCCGATCGAGGCGCGCCACGAGTACAGCCGCGCTCTCGACCTCTACGAGAACGCCAAGCTGTACTCCGAGCGTGCGGAGCGGCCCACCGACCTGAAGCCGGTCACCACGGCGCTGGAAGAAGGCCGCTGGCTGCTGGCCTGCGTCGATGCCCGGCTGAAGAACGAGCCCATCCCGGAGCGGCGGCTGCCGTGCTTCTTCGACCCGGGCCACGGTCCGTCGATCGAGGACATCGAGTGGGCGCCGCCCTACGGCGCGCCGCGCACCGTGCCGGCCTGCGCCGCCGACGCGCTGCGCATCAAGAACGGCGGCGACCCTGACGTGCGCATGGTGCCGGTCGGCGACGGCGAGCGGCGGCCCTACTACGACGCGGGGCCCGCGTACGGGGGTTGGGCCGGCGGCTACTACGGCGGCCTGCTGCCCGGCATGCTCATGGGCACGATGCTCGGTTCCGCGATGGCCGGCCCGGTCTACGTCGACGGCGGCGGCGACTTCGGTGGTGGCGGCGACGGTGGCGACTTCGGCGGCGGGTTCGACGGGGGCGACTTCGGCGGCGGATTCGGCGGCGGCGACTTCGGCGGCGGATTCGGCGACTGACCCGGATCCGGACGTAGACGCATGCCGACTCCTGACTTCATCCTGGCCCTGCGCGAGCACGTCGGCCACGACCTGCTGTGGCTGACCGGCGTGACCGCGATCGTCGTCGACGAGGACGGGCGGGTGCTGCTGCATCAGCGGTCCGACACCGGCGAGTGGTCGCTGGTCTCCGGCATCCTGGAGCCCGGTGAGCAGCCGGCGCACGCCGTCGTCCGCGAGGCGTACGAGGAGACGGGCGTGCACGTCGCTGTGGAGCGGATCACCAGCGTGGTCACCGACCCACCGGCGAGCTATCCGAACGGCGACCGCGTGCAGTTCCTCGACATCGCGTTCCGGTGCCGGCCGGTCGGCGGTGAGGCGCGGGTGAACGACGACGAGTCGCTGGCGGTGGCGTGGTTCGCGCCGGACGAACTGCCGGAGCTGTGGCCGCGTCATCGGCAGCGCCTCGAGCATGCGCTGAACGGCACCGGCCCGGACGCCTGGTTCGACCCGCCGCCGTCCCAGGTGATCGACAGGCCCTCGCTACCGCCGGCGGGGTAGCAACCCGCTGTCGATCACGTCGGTCAGGTGCGCAGGTGCAGCCGCCGGGCCGCTTCGGCCACCGACCCGGACAGCGACGGGTACACCGTGAAGGCCCGTGCCATCTGGTCCACGGTCAGGGACGCCTCGACCGCCAGCGAGATCGGGTGGATCAGCTCGCTGGCCCTGGGCGACACGACCACCCCGCCGACGATGATCCCGGTGCCGGGCCGGCAGAACAGCTTCACGAAACCGTCGTGGATGCCCTGCATCTTGGCCCGGGCGTTGGTGGCCAGCGGCAGCTTGACCGCGCGGGCGTCGATCTCGCCGGCGTCGACGGCGGCCTGACTCCAGCCCACGGTGGCGATCTCGGGCGCGGTGAAGACGTTGGCGGCGACGGTCTTGAGGTCCAGCGGTGTGACGGCGTCGCCGAGGGCGTGCCACATGGCCGTACGACCTTGCATCGCCGCGACAGAGGCGAGCATGTTGACGCCGGTGACGTCGCCGGCGGCGTAGACACCGCGGGCGGACGTGCGCGAGACCCGGTCGACCTTGACGAAGCCGCGCTCGTCCAGCGCGACCCCGCACTCGTCCAAGCCCAGGTCCTCGGTGTTCGGCACCGAGCCGACCGCCATCAGGCAGTGCGAGCCGCGCACGGTCCGTCCGTCGGTGAGGCTGACCAGGACGCCGTCGCCGTCGCGCCGGACCGACGCCGCGCGCGACCGGGACAGCACGGTGAGGCCCCGCCGGGCGAACACCTCTTCCAGGACGTAGGCGGCGTCGGCATCCTCTCCCGGCAGGACCCGATCGCGCGACGACACCAGCGTGACTTCGGAGCCGAGCGCGTTGTAGGCGCTGGCGAACTCCGCGCCGGTGACGCCGGAGCCGACGACCACCAGCCGCTCCGGCAGCTCGGTGAGGTCGTAGACCTGCTCCCAGGTCAGGATGCGCTCGCCGTCGGGCTCGGCCTCCGGCAGGATGCGTGGGCGCGCGCCGGTGGCGAGTAGCGCGACGTCGGCGACGAACTCGTGCGCGCCGTCGTCGACGACGACGCGGTCGCCCGGCGCCAGCCGGCCGGTGCCGCGCACGATCTGCACGCCGGCCTTCTCGACCGCAGCCGTCGTGTCGGCCGACTGTGCCTTGGCCAGCTCCAGCACCCGATGGTTGACACGGGCGAGGTCGACGCCGACCGGACAGTCGATGACCACACCGAGTTCGTCGGACTCCGCCGCCTCGGTGACCACCTCCGCCGTCGCGATCAGCGTCTTGCTGGGGACGCAGTCGGTGAGGACCGCCGACCCGCCGACGCCGTCGCGATCGACCAGGGTGACCTCCGCTCCGAGCTGCGCGGCCACCAGGGCCGCCTCGTAACCGCCAGGTCCGCCGCCGAGAATCGCCACACGTGTCACGTGGGCCATTGTTCCCCACTCGCGCCGATCCACCCCGTCGGTGCCCGACACGGCCCGGCATGGCACCCTGTCTTCGTGCCGTCGATACCCGATGACGACGCCGGCGAGGCCACGTCCGACGCCGGCGAGCCCACCGTGCGGC
It encodes:
- a CDS encoding NUDIX hydrolase → MPTPDFILALREHVGHDLLWLTGVTAIVVDEDGRVLLHQRSDTGEWSLVSGILEPGEQPAHAVVREAYEETGVHVAVERITSVVTDPPASYPNGDRVQFLDIAFRCRPVGGEARVNDDESLAVAWFAPDELPELWPRHRQRLEHALNGTGPDAWFDPPPSQVIDRPSLPPAG
- a CDS encoding NAD(P)H-quinone dehydrogenase yields the protein MAHVTRVAILGGGPGGYEAALVAAQLGAEVTLVDRDGVGGSAVLTDCVPSKTLIATAEVVTEAAESDELGVVIDCPVGVDLARVNHRVLELAKAQSADTTAAVEKAGVQIVRGTGRLAPGDRVVVDDGAHEFVADVALLATGARPRILPEAEPDGERILTWEQVYDLTELPERLVVVGSGVTGAEFASAYNALGSEVTLVSSRDRVLPGEDADAAYVLEEVFARRGLTVLSRSRAASVRRDGDGVLVSLTDGRTVRGSHCLMAVGSVPNTEDLGLDECGVALDERGFVKVDRVSRTSARGVYAAGDVTGVNMLASVAAMQGRTAMWHALGDAVTPLDLKTVAANVFTAPEIATVGWSQAAVDAGEIDARAVKLPLATNARAKMQGIHDGFVKLFCRPGTGIIVGGVVVSPRASELIHPISLAVEASLTVDQMARAFTVYPSLSGSVAEAARRLHLRT